The Amycolatopsis sp. DG1A-15b genome contains the following window.
CCTGTCGCGCCCGGCGACGACCACCGTCGCGCCTTCGTCCGCGAACGCCCGCGCCGTCGCCCGTCCGATGCCCGAGCCGCCGCCCGTCACCAGGACGACCTTGCCCGCGAAACGTGCCCCCATCGTGTGCCTTCTTTCTGGTCCGATCATTCTTGAATGAGCAGGCGCATGGCCTGAGAGACGGCCGCGTGCACCCGGCTTGCGGCATCGGTGCCCTTGCCCAGGACACGCAACCCCTGAAGCACGGTGAGGAGGAAACGTGCGAGCGTCGCGGGGTCGCTTCCGGCGGGGAGTTCGTCCTGGGCCTTCGCGCGCTCCAGCGCCATGGTGAGCGCGACCTCGAGCGTGTCCCAGCTGCGTTCCACCAGCCGTGCGACTTCGGGGTCGTGGGGGAGCAGTTCGATCGCCGCGTTGACGACGAAGCAGCCCATTCTCGTGTCGTCGCCCAGGATTTCCGCTGTGTAGCCGTCGAACAGCCGGCGCACCGCGGCCACCCCGGAACCCGGCTCCGACAACTGGGCCATCACCCGTGCGTCGGTTCGTTCCGCGTAGCGCTTCAGCGCCGTGACGTAGAGGTCGTGCTTCGTGCCGAAGGTGGCGTACAGACTGGCCTTGGCGACGCCGAGGTGCGTGACGAGGTCACTGACGGACGTCGCCTCGTACCCCTGGCGCCGGAAGAGCGTGAGGGCGCTGTCGCAGGCTTCGCCGACGTCGAACTCCTTGACCCGGGACATGATCGAAACCCTAGCTGTATCTAGAACGATCGGTCAAATATGCGACTGGCGGTGTGTCGCGTCCGGTGACACCGCGTGCGGTGGCACTATGGCTGCTTCGACCGGCCCGAGGGGGTGAGCGATGCAGGATCGGCTGACGCTGCCGCCGACCGTCGTCGCCACCCACCTGCGCTCCTGCGCCGAGGAACTCGCCGCCGGCCTGCGCTGCGGTGGCCCGGGCGCTACGACGGCCGAGCTCACCGACGTCGTCGCCCAGCTGGTCGCCGGCCAGGAAGCCATCTCCCACGCGCTCGCCGGCCTCGCCGCCCGCGTCGAAGGCGGTTCGGCCGCCCTCGCCGCCGCGCCGCCACTGGACGTCGAGGTGGTCACCGAGGTGCTCCGGGCGGCCGCCATCGCCTCCCGGTGCTCGGCGGAGGCGCTCGACGAGGTCACGCCGTCATTCGAATGTGTGAGCGAATCCGTCGCGCCTGACACCCGTTTGTAGCTGTCGATCCGCCGGGGCCGCTGTCTAGCCTGGAGCTGCGGAGGTGGCACGGATGCGCGCAGTGTGGACGGGCACGATCGGCTTCGGCAGTTACGCCATCCCGGTGAAGGCGTACAGCGCCACCGAGGAGCGGGAAATCCCGCTGCACCAGGTGCACGAGACCGACGGCGGCCGCGTCCGCGTCAAGCGCGTGTGCGAGGTCGACGGCGCCGAGGTGCCGCCCGAGGAGATGATCCGCGGCTACCCGGTCCCCGGCGGCGACGTCGTCCTGCTCTCCGACCACGAGCTGGCGTCGCTCCCGATGCCGGGCCGCACGATCGCCATCCGCGGGTTCGCGCCGGTGCCCGACGTCGATCCGCTGTGGTTCGCGAAGAGCTACTACCTCGAACCCGAGCCGGCGGGCACGAAGCCGTACGTGCTGTTCAGCGAGGCGCTCCAGCAGTCGGGCCGGCTCGCGCTGGTCAGCGTCGCGCTGCGCCGCCGCGAGACGCTCGGTGCGCTGCGCGTGCGCGACCAGGTGATCATGCTGGAGACGATGCGGTGGCCGGACGAGGTGCGCACCCCCGACTTCCCCTTCCAGCACGCCGACGTCGACATCCGCCCCGGCGAGCTGCGGCGCGCGGTGAACCTGGTCGAGGAGCTGACCGGCGAGTTCGACCCCGCCCGGTACCCCGACCGTTACCGCGAGGCCTTCCAAGCGTTGGTCCAAGCGAAGATCGACGGTGCCGAGGTGGTCCAGCCGACGGCCGCCGAACAGGCCGAAGGCGTCACCCGCCTGCTGGCGGCGTTGCAGGAGAGCGCCGCCGAAGCGGAGGACGAGCGCAACGCGGCCGTCGTGAAGGCCAAGGCGGCGGCCTCGAGGGCCGCGAAGGCGCGTACGACGGCGAAGCGAGCCGCGACGCGCAGCCGGGGACGCACCAAGGCGTCCGGCTGAGTATTACTACCCACGGGTAATTGAGGGTTCTCACACTGAACCCGCCGCCCTCGGCGCGGCAGACTTCCTTCTGCCAGCGGATACCGGATCGCTGGTGAGGGGGGAAGTCCGGACGGCCCCTGGGGAGGTGAGCCGTCCAGGCGCCAGGGTTCCGGGGGCGGGCCGGAGGAGGAGCGGTCCGTTTCCGGAACCCGTCCCGCACCGCGGGGAGGCGGCGCGGGACAAAGGGGGTGTCCGAAGGCTGCCGTGGAGGGATCGAGGGGTCTCCACGGCAGCTTTCAGGCGTCCGCGACCCGGATCAGCAGGTCGGCGGCCAGCCTGAGCAGCTGACGCTCGGTCGGCGACAACGTCGATTCGAGCGCCCCGGCCAGCCAGCGTTCGCGTTGGGCGCTGTACTCGCGCAGCACGGCCAGCCCGTTCGCGTTGATGCTGATCCGCGAGCGGCGCCCGTCGTCGGGATCCGGCTCGCGCTCGATCAGCCCCCGGATGGTGAGCGCCGCCAGGATCCGGGTGAGCGACTGCGGTTGCAGCCGTTCCGCCTCGGCCAGCTCGGTCGGCGTCTGCGTGCCTGCCCGGTAGAGCCGGCTCAGCACCGCGAGCAACGCCGGCCCCGGGCTGGTCCGGTCCGCCTCGGCGCGCATCCGCCAGTTCAGCCGTCCGACGCCTTCGCGCACCCGTCGGGACAGGTCGGCGAGCTCCGCCTCCGCGGTGATCCGCGCGGCGGTCTCCTCCAGGGGCCGGGCCGGTTCGGTGTGCATGGACCCACATTAGGTGGTTCCCCGCACCAGCCGGGCATAACGCCCATCGCGCGCCAGCAGCTCCTCATGCGTCCCCCGTTCCACGATCCGGCCCTCGTGCAGTACCACGATCTGGTCCGCGTGCTCCACAGTGGACAGCCGGTGCGCGATCATCAGCGTCGTGCGGCCCGCGGCGAGCCGGTCGAGCTCGGCCTGCACCGAGCGTTCGGTGCGGTTGTCGAGCGCGCTGGTCGCCTCGTCGAGGATGAGCACGGGTGGGCTGCGCAGCATGATCCGGGCGATCGCCATCCGCTGCTTTTCCCCACCGGAGAACCGGTAGCCCCGCTGGCCGACGACCGTGTCGTACCCTTCCGACAGCCCGGCCAGGGTGTCGTGGATGTGCGCGGCCTTGGCCGCCCGCTCGATCTCGTCGTCCGTCGCGTCCGGCTTGGCGAAGCGCAGGTTCTCCCGCACGGTGTCGTGGAAGAGGTAGGTCTCCTGCGACACCAGCCCGACGCCGGCCGCGAGGGAAGCCAGCGTGACGTCCCGGATGTCGGTGCCGTCGATCGTCACCGAACCACTGCTCACCTCGTACAGCCGGGCGACCAGGTAGGCGAGTGTCGTCTTGCCCGAGCCGGTCGAGCCGACCAGGGCCGTCGTGGTCCCGGCCGGCACGTCGAGGTCGATCTCGTGCAGGGTCGGCGGGCCGGCCGTGTCCGATGCGTCGTAGCGGAAGGAGACGCCGCGCATCGAGACGTCACCGCGGCGCACCTCCAGCTCGCGCGCCCCCGGCTTGTCCGCGATCTCCACCGGCAGGTCCAGGACCTCGAAGATGCGGCCGAACAGCGCCTTCGACGTCGCGACGTTCTGCCCGATCGTCTGCATCGCGCTCGCCGGCGCGACCAGCCGGTTGAGCATGCTGGTGAACGCCACGACGGTGCCGAGCGAGATCGGCGACGCACCACCCGCCAGCGCCAGCCCGGCGATCCAGTAGACCAGCGCCGGGATCACGGTGAGGCTCATCGCCCGCGACGCCGTCTGCCAGCGGCCGGCCAGCGCGGCGGCCCGCTCGAGCGACGCGATCTCCCGCGACTCCGCCCCGAAGCGCTCGCGCATCGCCCGCTCGTTGCCCATCGTCTTGGCGAGCAGCACCCCGGAGACCGACAGGGACTCCTCGACCATCGTCGTCAGCCGGGCCATCCGGCGGGTCCGGCCGCGGGCCAGGTTCCGCCGCTTCTTCCCCAGCCGGAGGGTGAACAGCAGGAACAGCGGCACGACGACCAGGGAGAGCGCCGCGAGCTGCCAGTCGAGCAGGACCAGGGCCACCGTGATGGCGATCGTCGTGGTCGCGTTCTGCACCATCGACCCGGCGGTCGTGGTGATCACGTTGTCGACCCCGCCGATGTCGTTGAACACCCGCGAGAGCACTTCGCCGCTCTTCGTCCGAGTGAAGAAGCCGAGCGACATCCGCTGCAGGTGGCCGTAGACCGAGACGCGCAGCTCGTTCATGACCCGTTGCCCGATGGTGTTGGACAGCCCCGTGGTCGCGACGCCGAGGGAGCCGCTGCCGACCGCGCAGACGATCATCCCGGCCGCCAGCAGGCTGATCAGCAGGGTGTCGCGGTGCGGCAGGGCGTCGTCGAGGATCTCGCGCAGCAGGAACGGCGAGACGACCCCGAGGCCGGCCTGCACGACGATCAGCGCGAACAGCGCGCCGAGCGGCCCGCGGTGCGGGCGGAACAGCCCGGCGATCCGCCGCAGCGGCACGGGTGCGTCGGCGTCGGTGGCCGGTTCGCTCAGGACGGGGACGGCGGTCATGCACCTATGTTTACCAAATTCGGCCGCCCAAGCCACTGATTTTCGCCACATCACACGAAAGTGTCGCGTGTCGCTGCTAAACGTACGTTTAGCATTGCCTGCATACCCGCGAGCGAGGGAGCCGGAGCGACTACCCTCGACATGGCCGGCCGAGTCCGGCGCGCCACCATCGACCCAGCTGGAGCGTGCACACCCGTGTTCGACACCCTGTCCGATCGGCTCACCGCCGCCCTGCAGACGCTCACGCGCAAGGGCAAGCTGTCCGACGCCGACATCGACGCCACCGCGCGCGAGATCCGCATCGCGCTGCTGGAGGCCGACGTCGCCCTCGGCGTGGTCAAGACCTTCATCGCGAAGATCAAGGAGCGGGCGAAGGGCGCCGAGGTCTCGCAGGCGCTCAACCCCGCGCAGCAGGTCATCAAGATCGTCAACGAGGAGCTCGTCGGGATCCTCGGCGGCGAGACGCGCCGGCTCAACCTGGCCAAGACCCCGCCGACCGTGATCATGCTGGCCGGCCTGCAAGGTGCCGGTAAGACGACGCTCGCCGGCAAGCTCGCGCTGTGGCTGAAGAAGCAGGGCCACGCGCCGATGCTGGTCGCCTGTGACCTCCAGCGCCCGAACGCCGTCACGCAGCTGCAGGTCGTCGGCGAGCGTGCCGGCGTCGTCACCTTCGCGCCCGAGCCCGGCAACGGCGTCGGCGATCCGGTCGACGTCGCCCGCCGCGCCATCGCCGAGGCGAAGCACGCGCAGCACGACGTCGTCGTGGTCGACACCGCGGGCCGCCTGGGTGTCGACGAAGAGCTGATGAAGCAGGCCGCGGACATCCGCGACGCGGTCGAGCCGGACGAGGTCCTGTTCGTCGTCGACGCGATGATCGGCCAGGACGCCGTGACCACGGCCCAGGCGTTCCAGGACGGCGTCGGCTTCAGCGGTGTCGTGCTCACCAAGCTCGACGGCGACGCCCGCGGTGGTGCCGCGCTGAGCGTCCGCGAGGTCACCGGCCAGCCGATCCTCTTCGCCTCCAACGGCGAGAAGCTCGAAGACTTCGACACCTTCCACCCGGACCGGATGGCGTCGCGGATCCTCGGCATGGGTGACGTGCTCACCCTGATCGAGCAGGCCGAGCAGGCCTTCGACCAGAAGCAGGCGGAAAAGACCGCCGAGAAGCTCTCCAGCGGCCAGCTCACCCTGGAGGACTTCCTCGAGCAGATGCTCGCGGTCCGCAAGATGGGCCCGATCGGCAACCTGCTCGGCATGCTCCCGGGCGCCGGCCAGATGAAGGACCAGCTCGCCCAGGTCGACGACAAGCACCTCGACAAGCTGCAGGCGATCATCCGCGGCATGACCCCGGCCGAGCGCGAAGATCCGAAGATGATCAACGGGTCGCGGCGGCTGCGCATCGCCAACGGCTCCGGCGTCACCGTCCGCGAGGTCAACGACCTGGTCAACCGGTTCTTCGAGGCCCGCAAGATGATGGCCCAGATGGCCGGCCGGTTCGGCTTCGGTGGCGGGGGCGGCAGCTCCAAGCGCAAGGGCAAGAAGGGCAAGAAGGGCGGGCGCGGCCCGACCCAGCCCAAGGTCCGCGGCGGCTTCCCCGGCGGCATGCCGATGCTGCCCCCGGGCGGGCAGATGCCGGGCGGCATGCCCGACCTCTCCCAGCTGGGTGGCATGAACGACGTCCCGGGCTTCGACCCGACGAAGTTCAAGCTGCCGAAGAACCCCAAGGACAATTGAGCCGCGCTTTGGAGAAAACGCTGCACGCCGCCGGGGTGATCCTGCCCGGCGGCGAGCCGGGGGAGCTGTGGATCACCGGCGGCCGGATCTCGTTCGAGCCGGTGCCGGACGCCGAGAGCCTCGGCCGGGACGTCTTCCTCGTGCCCGGCCTGGTCGACGCGCACTGCCACCCCGGCATCGGCGTCGGCGGCGCCGTGTCGCTGGCGGAAGCGGCCGAGCAGGCGATCACCGACCGGAACGCCGGGACGCTGCTCATCCGCGACTGCGGCCTGCCGATCGACGTCCGGCCGCTGCAGCGGCGGGCGGACCTGCCGACGATCATCCGCGCCGGGCGGCACCTCGCCCTCACCAAGCGGTACATCCCCGGCCTCGGCATCGAGCTGGACGACCCCGCACAGCTGCCGGAGGCCGTCGCCGAGCAGGCCCGCGACGGCGACGGCTGGGTCAAGCTCGTCGGCGACTGGATCGACCGCGGCGTGGGCGACCTGGCGCCGCTGTGGCCGGACGACGTCCTGGCCGAAGCCGTCAAAGTGGCGCACGACCACGGCGCCCGCGTCACCGCGCACGTGTTCGGCGAAGCGGCCTTGCCGGGGCTGATCGCGTCCGGCATCGACTGCCTCGAACACGGCACCGGCCTGAGCGCCGATCAGCTGGCCGAGCTGGCGCGCCACGACGTCGCGCTGGTCCCGACGCTGATCAACATCGAGAACTTCCCGGGCATCGCCGACAAGGCGGGCAAGTACCCGGCCTACGCGGCGCACATGAGGGCGTTGCACGCCGGCGTCGGCGAGATGGTCGCTTCGGCCATCGAAGCCGGCGTACGCGTCTTCGCGGGCAGCGACGCCGGGGGCATGGTCGAGCACGGCAGGCTCGTCGACGAGATCGAGGCGCTCCACCGGGCGGGCATGACCCGCGAGCAGGCGCTCGCGAGCGCGTCCTGGGCCGCCCGCGACTGGCTCGGCCACCCCGGCCTCGACGACGGCGCGCCCGCCGACCTGCTCGTGTACCCGAGCGATCCGCGCGAGGACCTGGGCGTCCTCCGGCATCCTTCGCACGTCGTGCTCGGCGGCGTCGTGTACGCCTAGACCCCCGCTGATTTCCTTGCGGGGTCGGCACTTTAGCGTGGGGTGCGTGACGGACGACGACGGCGCACGGCGCGTGCTCGGGGCGCATTGGTGTTTCGTGGCGTTCTTCGCGGGCATCGCCGGCTACTACCTGGCCAACCTGATCATCGCCGCGGCGGTCAACCGCAACGTCGGCGAGTTCGACCCCCTCGAGCTGCACGACATCGGCCCGCTCCTGCTGTTGGCGTTCGTGCCCAACCTGCTGCTCGGCCTCGGCCCGGCCGCCGGCTCGTGGCGGTGGGGGCAGGGCCTGCGCACCGACTTCGGTCTCGTGCCGACCTGGCGCGACGTCCGGATCGGCCTCGCCTGCGGGGTGCTCGCGCTGGTCGTCGGCTACCTGCTCAACCTGATGCTGATCGCGGTCTACGGCGCCGACGACGTCTCCGACAGCCCGCTGACCGACCTCGCCGACACCTTCGACGGCGACACGGTGTGGCTGGTGCTCGCGGCGGTGATCGTCATCGCCGGCGCGCCGATCACCGAGGAACTGCTGGTCCGCGGCACGCTCTGGAACGCGCTGTCGGTCCACCGGGTCCCGCCGTGGGCGGTGCTCGTGCTCACCTCGCTCGTGTTCGCCCAGCTGCACGGCGAGCCGACCCGCACCATCGCGCTGTTCGGCCAGGGCATCGCGATGGGGCTGGCCCGGTACCTCTCGGGCCGGGTGAGCGCCGGGGTGATCGCCCACGCGGCCAACAACCTGCCGCCCGCGGTGCTGCTGTTCGTCGCGCACTGAACGTTGCGAAGATCGATGGACAGTAGCTGGACGGATACTGTGAGATCACATCCCGGCGGCTAGGCTCGACGCAGGAGCCGAGCGACGCGGAGGGCAAGGCGTGACCACTTCCCAGCCCCGGGACCCGGCTCCCGACGCGACACCGTTCCCCGAACCCGAGGAGCCCGCCGCGACCGCCTTCCTGCCGCCCTCGCCGCGGCACCGGTGGGGTTTCGGGGCGTTCCTGCTCGTCGAGGGCGTGCTGCTGGCGTCCGCGGCCTTCGTGTCCGTCCTCGTCGGCGACACCGGCCCCGGCCCGCTGCCGATGCGCGTCGTGCTGCTCGGCACCATGCTGCCGACGATGATCGCGGCCGGCGTCGCGGTGCTGATCACCTTCGTCCGCGGCAACGGCCCCGTGTCCGACCTGCGGCTCGAGTGGCGCTGGGCCGACGTGAAGACCGGGTTCCGGTACGGCTGCGTCGGGCTCGTCTTCACCACCCTCGCCGCCTACCTGTGGACGCGGCTGGTCGGCGACGCGAACGCCACGTCGGCGATCAGCTCGCTGGTCGAGGACCGCCGGATGTCGGTTTCCGCGGCCCTGGTGATGTTCGTCTACCTCTGGCTGCTCGGCCCGATCTGCGAGGAGATCATCTACCGCGGCCTGCTCTGGGGTGCCGCGGAACAGCTGCAGTGGCGCAGCGAGCGCTGGGGCCGCGTGGCGGCGTTCCTGCTGTCCACGGCGGTGTTCGCGGCCAGCCACCTCGAGCCACTCCGAACGACGTTGCTGCTGGTCATCGCGGTGCCGATCGGCTTGGTGCGGTTGGTCACCGGCCGCCTGCCGGGTAGCATCGTCGCGCACCAGGTGAACAACTTCCTGCCGGCGCTGACCATCCTGCTCGGGGCGCTCGGGGTGGCCTCTTTCTAGGCCTGTTTCGGGTCCCGGGAGCGCCGTCTGGCAGAATGGTGCACTGCCTGCTTCCGCCGGACCCTCTCACCGTGCGAAAGCTCCTGACCTTCGGGTGCCCGCGTCCGTGTCCCCACTCGGCCCGCGTGCGCCCAGCCCAGCACCAGAGAGATTCGAGGAGAACCCACACCCGTGGCCGTCAAGATCAAGCTGCAGCGCCTCGGCAAGATCCGTGCGCCGTACTACCGCATCATCGTCGCCGACGCGCGCAACCGCCGGGACGGCAAGGCCATCGAGACGATCGGCAAGTACCACCCGAAGGAAGAGCCGAGCCTGATCGAGGTCGCCTCCGAGCGCGCCCAGTACTGGCTGGGTGTCGGCGCGCAGCCGACCGAGCCGGTCCAGCGCCTGCTGGAGATCACCGGTGACTGGCAGAAGTTCAAGGGCCTGCCGGGCGCCGAGGGCACCCTGAAGGTGGCCGAGCCGAAGCCGTCCAAGCAGGACCTGTTCAACGCGGCGCTGGCCGCGGCCGGCGAGGAGCCCTCCACCGAGGCCACCACGCCGAAGAAGAAGTCCGCCCCGAAGAAGGCCGAGGCCGAGAAGGCGGAGGCCGCTGAGGGCGAGAAGTCCGAGTGAGTTTCCTCGCGGACTCCCTCGAGCACCTGGTGCGCGGGATCGTCGACAACCCGGACGAGGTCCGGGTCGAGCTGCTGACCACCCGCCGTGGCCGCACGCTCGAGGTGCACGTGCACCCCGATGACCTCGGCAAGGTGATCGGCCGGGGCGGTCGCACCGCGACCGCCCTGCGCACCGTCATGGGTGGCATCGGTGGCCGCGGCGTCCGCGTGGACGTCGTCGACACCGACCGCTGAGCCCGGGTCGGAACGGTCAGGATGGACGTCGTAGTCGGCCGCATCGCGAAAGCGCACGGCATCCGCGGGGAACTCGCGGTGGACGTGCGCACGGATTCGCCGGAAGAGCGGTTCAGGATCGGTGCGGCCGTCGTGACGAAGCTGCGTGACGGCAGCAAGAGGGAACTCACCATCGCAGCCGCCCGCGAACACAGCGGGCGGCTGCTGGTGCGTTTCGAGGAGGTCCCGACCCGTGACGTCGCCGAGACGCTGCGGGGCGCGCTGCTCCTGGCCGACACGGCCACGCTGCCGCCGACCGAGGACCCCGACGAGTTCTACGACCACGAGCTCGCCGGCCTGCGGGCCGAGCTGACCGACGGCACGGTCGTGGGCACGGTCGTCGAGGTCGTCCACTCGCCGGCGGGTGAACTCCTGGAGCTCGACGTCGAGGGCCGCGAGGTGCTCGTGCCGTTCGTCCGCGCGATCGTCCCGACCGTGGACGTCGCCGGCGGCCGGGTCGTCCTCGACCCGCCGGAAGGGCTCCTGGACGAATGAGGCGCTGGAAGGCCGTGTTCGCGGCCGCGCTTCTCGCCGTCGTCTTCGCTCCGCCCGCGCAGGCGGCGAGCCCCGTCTACGGCGACTTCTCGCTGATGTTCCGGCGCAGCGCGGGCCAGTACGCGCCGCCGGGGGAGAAGGCGTACCAGTGGGCGTGGTCGCCGCAGTCGGCCACCGAGTCGCAGATCTCCTGGGGCGACCCGGCCTCCTGGCCGCCGTCGTCCGCGGAACATTTCCTTCGATCGGGTGACTGGGTACTGCTCGACGGCTGGGGCGACAACGGCACTTACTACACCGAGCGCGTGACCAGCGAATCGCTCTGCCGGGGCAGTGCCTGCACAGCGATCCCTTCGGACGGCGGACGGCAGCACTACGTGCGCTGGACCGTGCCGTCTTCGGACTACCGGCTCGTCGCCGAGGGGACCGTCACCGAGCAGAGCAGCGGCCGCTCCTTCCGGTTCCGGCACGAACAGACCTGGGGCGCGCCCGCGCCGTGCAGCTCGGCGAAGTTCGGTGCGCGGACCTGCGTCAAGCAGAGCGAGAGCTGGTCGTCCGACCAGGACCTGCCCGACGGCTCCCCCCTGCGCGAGACCCTGCGCCGGGACATCAGGATCGCGAAGGGGCTCGGCATGGCCTTCACGATCGACCAGCAGGTGGACGTCCCCTGGCACGCTGTGGCCACCGAGTACTGGAACTGGTGACCGGGTGCGCATCGACGTCGTCACGATCTTCCCCGAGTACCTCGACCCGCTGCGCGCCGCGCTGCTGGGCCGGGCGATCGACCGCGGCCTCATCGAGGTCGGTGTGCACGACCTGCGCGACTGGACGCACGACGTGCACCGCGCGGTCGACGACGCACCCTACGGCGGCGGCCCCGGCATGGTCATGAAGCCGCAGATCTGGGGCCCGGCGCTGGACGACGTCTGCGGTCCTGAGACGCGGCTCGTCGTCCCGACGCCCGCCGGGCGGCCGTTCACCCAGGAGCTGGCACACGCCTATGCGGCGGAGCAGCACCTGGTGTTCGCCTGCGGCCGCTACGAGGGCATCGACCAGCGCGTCGTCGACGACGCGGCCCGCCGGATGCCGGTCGACGAGGTGTCGATCGGCGACTACGTCCTGGTCGGCGGCGAGGCGGCGGTGCTGGTCATCGTCGAGGCCGTCGTCCGGCTGCTGCCCGGCGTGCTCGGCAACGCGCGTTCGGCCGCCGAGGACTCGTTCTCCGACGGCCTGCTCGAAGGGCCCAGCTACACGCGCCCGGAGGTGTGGCGGGACCTGGCCGTGCCGGACGTGCTGCGGTCGGGCAACCACGCGCTGATCGACCGCTGGCGGCGTGACCAGGCTCTCGAACGCACGGCCCGGCGCCGCCCCGATCTCCTGGCGGCGCTGCCGGAAGGTAGTCTCGACAAGCACGATCGCGGGGTCCTGGAGGGCTTGGACCCCGAGCGGGCCAAGGGGCCGGTTACTTGACCGGTGACCCGGTCTGTAATACTTGACAGGTTGGCGTGAGTGGACCTCGTCGTCCATGAGCCCGCCATCAGCCCCCCGGGTCGCCCGCAGCGGCACCGTTGCGCGCCCGGGATCTGTACGCAAGCCATACCGAAGACGAGGACGGACCACCGATGAACACCCTGGACGCGCTGGACAAGCAGTCGCTGCGTTCCGACATCCCGGACTTCCGCCCGGGCGACACGCTCAAGGTGCACGTCCGCGTCATCGAGGGCAATCGCGAGCGCAACCAGGTCTTCCAGGGCGTCGTGATCCGCCGTCAGGGCGGCGGCATCCGGGAGACCTTCACCGTTCGCAAGGTCTCCTTCGGCGTCGGCGTGGAGCGCACCTTCCCGGTGCACTCGCCGAACATCGCCGAGGTCGAGGTCCACAAGCGCGGTGACGTGCGGCGCGCGAAGCTGTACTACCTGCGCGACCTGCGCGGCAAGAAGGCCAAGATCAAGGAGCGCCGCGAGAACCGCGAGACGGCCTCGGCCAAGTAAGCGACAACGCGGTTACCGGTAGCCTGACAACGTGGCCGAACCCGTGTCCCAGAACGCTCCCGAGGATGACCCCGATCGCTCCGAGGAGGACAAGCCCCGGCTGTCCCGATCCGAGGAGCGCGGGGGATCCCGCAGGCGGCGAGCCAAGCCCGCCAAGAAACGGTCGTTCTGGAAGGAACTGCCGATCCTGCTCGTGATCGCCCTGGTGCTCACGATCCTGATCCAGACATTCCTCGCCAAGGTCTTCATGATCCCCTCGGGCTCCATGGAGGCCACCCTGCACGGGTGTCCCGGGTGCACCGGCGACCGGATCCTGGTCGACCGGGTCACCTACGACTTCACCGAGCCCTCGCCGGGCGACGTGATCGTGTTCAAGGGTCCGCCGGCGTGGATCAACAACGAGATCGCGCCGCAGGAGTCGAGCAACATCGTCGTCCAGGGCTTGCGTGGCCTCGGCTCGCTGGTCGGGTTCGCCCCGCCGGACGAGCGGGACTTCGTCAAGCGGGTGATCGCGGTCGGCGGCCAGACCGTCCAGTGCTGCGATCCCCGTGGCCGCATGATCGTGGACGGCAAGGCGCTCGACGAGCCGTACATCTACTGGGATGACCCGGCGAACCAGGAGCAGAAGACCTTCGAGCCGGTCAAGGTGCCGGCCGGGATGGTCTGGGTCCAGGGCGACAACCGCAACAACTCCGAC
Protein-coding sequences here:
- a CDS encoding type II CAAX endopeptidase family protein translates to MTTSQPRDPAPDATPFPEPEEPAATAFLPPSPRHRWGFGAFLLVEGVLLASAAFVSVLVGDTGPGPLPMRVVLLGTMLPTMIAAGVAVLITFVRGNGPVSDLRLEWRWADVKTGFRYGCVGLVFTTLAAYLWTRLVGDANATSAISSLVEDRRMSVSAALVMFVYLWLLGPICEEIIYRGLLWGAAEQLQWRSERWGRVAAFLLSTAVFAASHLEPLRTTLLLVIAVPIGLVRLVTGRLPGSIVAHQVNNFLPALTILLGALGVASF
- the rpsP gene encoding 30S ribosomal protein S16 — translated: MAVKIKLQRLGKIRAPYYRIIVADARNRRDGKAIETIGKYHPKEEPSLIEVASERAQYWLGVGAQPTEPVQRLLEITGDWQKFKGLPGAEGTLKVAEPKPSKQDLFNAALAAAGEEPSTEATTPKKKSAPKKAEAEKAEAAEGEKSE
- a CDS encoding RNA-binding protein, whose translation is MSFLADSLEHLVRGIVDNPDEVRVELLTTRRGRTLEVHVHPDDLGKVIGRGGRTATALRTVMGGIGGRGVRVDVVDTDR
- the rimM gene encoding ribosome maturation factor RimM (Essential for efficient processing of 16S rRNA), whose amino-acid sequence is MDVVVGRIAKAHGIRGELAVDVRTDSPEERFRIGAAVVTKLRDGSKRELTIAAAREHSGRLLVRFEEVPTRDVAETLRGALLLADTATLPPTEDPDEFYDHELAGLRAELTDGTVVGTVVEVVHSPAGELLELDVEGREVLVPFVRAIVPTVDVAGGRVVLDPPEGLLDE
- the trmD gene encoding tRNA (guanosine(37)-N1)-methyltransferase TrmD, which produces MRIDVVTIFPEYLDPLRAALLGRAIDRGLIEVGVHDLRDWTHDVHRAVDDAPYGGGPGMVMKPQIWGPALDDVCGPETRLVVPTPAGRPFTQELAHAYAAEQHLVFACGRYEGIDQRVVDDAARRMPVDEVSIGDYVLVGGEAAVLVIVEAVVRLLPGVLGNARSAAEDSFSDGLLEGPSYTRPEVWRDLAVPDVLRSGNHALIDRWRRDQALERTARRRPDLLAALPEGSLDKHDRGVLEGLDPERAKGPVT
- the rplS gene encoding 50S ribosomal protein L19; its protein translation is MNTLDALDKQSLRSDIPDFRPGDTLKVHVRVIEGNRERNQVFQGVVIRRQGGGIRETFTVRKVSFGVGVERTFPVHSPNIAEVEVHKRGDVRRAKLYYLRDLRGKKAKIKERRENRETASAK
- the lepB gene encoding signal peptidase I; translation: MAEPVSQNAPEDDPDRSEEDKPRLSRSEERGGSRRRRAKPAKKRSFWKELPILLVIALVLTILIQTFLAKVFMIPSGSMEATLHGCPGCTGDRILVDRVTYDFTEPSPGDVIVFKGPPAWINNEIAPQESSNIVVQGLRGLGSLVGFAPPDERDFVKRVIAVGGQTVQCCDPRGRMIVDGKALDEPYIYWDDPANQEQKTFEPVKVPAGMVWVQGDNRNNSDDSRFQGGGGVNGAVPVDNIIGKARIIVLPPSRWGGITDHNPQESAQPVALGAPAWQSGLPLGAGIAAAWPALFLGRKLKSGLRRAAGRKP